Proteins encoded in a region of the Oryctolagus cuniculus chromosome 10, mOryCun1.1, whole genome shotgun sequence genome:
- the LOC127492392 gene encoding uncharacterized protein: MPGPPRLWERHRGQGRAGSRPGRGRRRRRACWEAAVCGNPSRGLCLSGWRKRANRFFHRVLRAFKLALAGTKARATAARFLWGWGGRRLGGGARAPGGGGCGRAGKGGRGASRGPARLRSYFGVAPPRAPRRLGADPTSGPAAGQGKSECGSPPCELRPSCGALWRTWRTLQGTLVEPDGAAEEGPHGLWGYTRNPVFPSGSPLVLYVSCKYLLSAVVGAEAVC, from the coding sequence ATGCCAGGCCCACCCCGCCTCTGGGAGAGACAccgggggcagggccgggccgggagtcggccgggccgggggcggaggcggaggcgggccTGCTGGGAAGCAGCCGTGTGTGGGAACCCGAGCCGCGGGCTCTGCCTGAGTGGGTGGCGGAAGAGGGCGAACCGGTTTTTTCACCGAGTTCTTCGCGCTTTTAAGCTAGCTCTTGCAGGCACAAAAGCCCGAGCAACCGCCGCCCGATTTCTCTGGGGATGGGGCGGGCGGCGTTTGGGCGGCGGGGCGCGTGCGCCCGGTGGCGGCGGCTGCGGCCGCGCGGGGAAGGGCGGCCGCGGAGCCTCCCGCGGCCCCGCGCGGCTCCGGAGTTACTTTGGCgtcgccccgccccgcgcgccgcgGCGGCTCGGTGCAGACCCGACCTCGGGTCCCGCGGCAGGCCAGGGGAAGTCTGAGTGCGGGTCGCCGCCCTGTGAACTCCGGCCGAGTTGCGGAGCTCTCTGGAGAACTTGGCGGACCCTGCAGGGAACCCTAGTAGAGCCTGACGGGGCGGCCGAGGAAGGACCTCATGGACTTTGGGGCTACACCCGGAACCCCGTTTTCCCTTCGGGATCACCCCTGGTTCTTTACGTGTCCTGCAAATATCTGTTAAGCGCTGTTGTAGGCGCTGAGGCTGTGTGTTGA